Part of the Xylanivirga thermophila genome is shown below.
AATGGAAGATTTAAATCCTAATTTTGCATATAAGATGGCAGGTGCTGCAGTAGGTGCTATACCTATGTTAATCATATTTTTTATGTTTCAAAAATATTTTACCAGGGGTATTACGATAGGTGCAGTAAAGGGTTAAAAAATGTGCAATGGGTAGTAAGTTCATTTTGAAGTATGATTTTAGAAAATATATAGTTATGTATATTAATGTAAATTGTTTTTAATACTCTGTTTCATGAAATTATTTTAGGTTGCTAATTCATAAAGCAGGGTATTTTTATTTGTCTAAATCTTAGATTTATTCATTTTTTTGGTTGTTAATGCTATAATCATTATATAGTCAGTATATGTATAATATAAGATCTTGTGATCTTACAGAGGGGAGATCTTAGTATGGAAGAGAATTTTTATAAGATGCTGATAGTTGATGATGAACCATTGATTCTCGAAGGATTATGTAATTTTTTAAAATGGGAGGATTTTAATATAAGAATATGTGCCCAAGCAGAAAGTGGTAATGAGGCTATTAAATGTGCGAGATTACTGCATCCTGATATTATTATTACTGACATAAGGATGCCAGATATCACAGGTCTTGAATTAATTAGACGTTTAAAAAACGTACTTCCTAATACATTTTTCATCATTTTGAGTGGTTATGATGAATTTGACTATGCAAAGGAAGCAATAAGTTTGGGGGCTTTTTATTATATTTTAAAGCCATTGAGGAAAAAAGAGTTAATAAAAGTAATAGAAGATTGTATAGATGCATTGGACAAGATAAAGGAGGAACAAAAGGAAGAACTAATTATTAGCCAAAAAGCAGAAGAACATAGCGAACTTATAAATGAAAAGACACTACTTAACATCATAAAAAATGGTAGTAAACTGGAATTACAAAAAAATAGTTTAAATGAACTAGGTATACATGCTTCTAATTATTATTCTGGTATAGTTATAAAATATGAAGAAGATATCTTGCAAAGAGATTATAGAGCAGATACTATAAAAAATATATTAAAAGACAAAAAATATGAGTATAAAGATAAAATTGAAAAGATAACTTTCTGTTTTTTATATTCCATGATATATATACTTATTGCTTTTTCAAAAGATGATCCAGGGAATATAAATTATAATCTGAAAGAACTTATAGACGATTTAGTTAAAAAGATAGACTTTCAAATAAAAATAGGCATTGGAACTTTGGTGGATAATCCACAAGATATTACTTATTCTTTTGAACAGGCAAATGAGGTGTTATATTATAGATGGGTTCAAAAAGATATTGATGTTTTTTGGGCGGAACAGTATAAAAATTACGACAAAAGTCTTTTGTTTATATCTAGAGATGCTAAAAGTAGATTGATTTATTATATTGAAACCAACAATCATGAAAAAATATACAAACTAATGATGGAAACAAAGAATCAGCTGCAAAAGAACAGATGTTTGGAACCATGTGAAATATACTCCACTTTTTGTGATATTATAAATACTTCTGTGAAATATCTGTATGAAAAGGAAGTGTGCTTAAAAGATGCATATAGTACAAACCTTTTTTCTATGGAGTTTATAGGTAAATTTAAAAATTTGGATGAAATATTTATATGGTTAACAGATTTTATTATAAACTTAAGTGAAAATTATAAGGAGACTAAAGATAAACAGCCTAAAAAAATTTTTAAAGAAATTGAGAAATATGTAATCCAAAATATCGATAAAGATATTAGTTTGACCAGACTTGCTGAAGAATTTTATTATAATCCTAGTTATCTTAGCAGACTTTTTAAGCAAGAACTTAATAAAAACTATTCTGTATTTACATCTGAAATTAGAATTAATTATTCAAAACAGCTATTGTTAAACCAAGATATGAAGATAGGTGATATAGCAGAGAAAGTTGGATATAAGAGTTATAAGCAATTTAAGGAAAACTTTAAAAAGGTCACTGGGATGACGCCTACAGAGTTTAAAAAGGTTGGGAGGTATAATGCTGATGTGCTTTAATACTATTAACTCTCATCTATTTAAATTTAGTATACGCAAAAGGTTGTTTATTATTATGATACTTATAGCCATAGTACCTATGGCACTTATAGGCTGTTTTAGCTATGTATTTACTTCTACACAAGCAAAGAACGAATTTAGAACTTCATCTATGATCATGCTTAGACAAATCTCTCAAAACATAGACCAGTATCTTTATCAAACGGAGTTAATAACTAAAATGGCTCTGAGGGATGAACGGGTAAAAGATGCACTAAAATATGATAAAAGCGATACTAAAATGCAACGTCTTAGAAAAAATAATGAAATTGAGCAGTTTATGAGCAATATGAATATGATTGTTGAGGGTATATCTGGAATATATATATTCACCGATTATAAAATTTTTTCTAAATATTGTGACTATGCAGCTGTAGACTATAACTATATCAATGTATTTAAAAATGATTCATGGTATAGGGAAACAGTGGATAATGGAGGGGCTATG
Proteins encoded:
- a CDS encoding response regulator transcription factor, with translation MEENFYKMLIVDDEPLILEGLCNFLKWEDFNIRICAQAESGNEAIKCARLLHPDIIITDIRMPDITGLELIRRLKNVLPNTFFIILSGYDEFDYAKEAISLGAFYYILKPLRKKELIKVIEDCIDALDKIKEEQKEELIISQKAEEHSELINEKTLLNIIKNGSKLELQKNSLNELGIHASNYYSGIVIKYEEDILQRDYRADTIKNILKDKKYEYKDKIEKITFCFLYSMIYILIAFSKDDPGNINYNLKELIDDLVKKIDFQIKIGIGTLVDNPQDITYSFEQANEVLYYRWVQKDIDVFWAEQYKNYDKSLLFISRDAKSRLIYYIETNNHEKIYKLMMETKNQLQKNRCLEPCEIYSTFCDIINTSVKYLYEKEVCLKDAYSTNLFSMEFIGKFKNLDEIFIWLTDFIINLSENYKETKDKQPKKIFKEIEKYVIQNIDKDISLTRLAEEFYYNPSYLSRLFKQELNKNYSVFTSEIRINYSKQLLLNQDMKIGDIAEKVGYKSYKQFKENFKKVTGMTPTEFKKVGRYNADVL